The Metabacillus sediminilitoris genome window below encodes:
- the priA gene encoding primosomal protein N': MKYASVIVDVPAKQTDRAFDYKIPEEWQELLIPGMRVIVPFGPRKVQGFVIETKDQSDWNRLKPIAEIVDLTPCLTPELLELGQWLTEKTLCFKISAFQAMLPAAMKAKYEKGLRLLTDDLKNLTEILQPYFQKNDQVKLTDIEQTVPLRIIQKEIEKSYLEVIYNVKQKTNKKTVKVIKRNQSILQLTELFKQFPANARKQLDIINYFISNQINEIPLHDLLIEANSSYASVKALIKKEIFVEEIKEVYRDPYQDRDFKKTNALLLNNEQQQAIAPILDSIRETFHDVFLLYGVTGSGKTEIYLQSIEEVIRKGKEAIVLVPEISLTPQMVNRFKGRFGAKVAVLHSGLSSGEKYDEWRKIQRKEVQVVVGARSAIFAPFENLGMIIIDEEHESSYKQEENPRYHARDVAIYRAQIHKCPVVLGSATPTLESFARSKKDVYKLLSLKERVNKRSMPRVDIIDMREELRSGNRTMFSNVLIEKLTERLEKGEQSVLLLNKRGYSSFVMCRDCGFVIQCPHCDISLTYHRHGQQLKCHYCGHEEQMPNVCPECQSEHIRFFGTGTQRVEEELVKVLPQSRIIRMDVDTTGMKGSHEKLLTKFGQKEADILLGTQMIAKGLDFPDVTLVGVLTADTMLNLPDFRASEKTFQLLTQVSGRAGRHELPGEVIIQTYAPEHYSIQLASHYDYDLFFEREMQLRKNHAYPPYYYLALLTVSHPEITKVVSVTEKIVQFLRWNVENETKILGPVACPIPRIKDRYRYQCMVKYKREKNLNETLRKIMEHFQPEINSEDLTIAIDLSPNTMM; the protein is encoded by the coding sequence ATGAAATATGCCAGTGTCATCGTTGATGTGCCAGCAAAGCAAACAGATCGAGCCTTTGATTATAAAATACCTGAAGAGTGGCAAGAGTTACTAATACCAGGAATGAGGGTCATTGTTCCATTTGGTCCTCGGAAAGTACAAGGCTTTGTAATCGAGACAAAAGACCAGTCAGATTGGAACCGTCTAAAGCCTATTGCGGAAATAGTCGATTTAACACCTTGTTTAACACCAGAGCTATTGGAGCTTGGTCAATGGCTAACAGAGAAAACATTATGCTTTAAAATATCAGCTTTTCAAGCCATGCTTCCAGCAGCTATGAAAGCGAAATACGAAAAAGGATTAAGACTTTTGACAGATGACCTGAAAAATTTAACTGAGATTCTTCAACCCTATTTTCAAAAGAATGACCAAGTAAAGCTTACCGATATTGAACAAACTGTTCCATTGCGTATCATTCAAAAAGAAATTGAGAAAAGCTATTTAGAAGTTATCTATAATGTAAAGCAAAAAACAAATAAAAAAACGGTTAAGGTCATTAAACGAAATCAATCGATTTTACAATTAACAGAACTTTTTAAGCAATTTCCTGCAAATGCCAGAAAACAATTAGACATTATCAACTATTTTATTTCAAATCAGATTAACGAAATTCCATTACACGATTTATTAATAGAGGCTAACTCTTCATATGCTTCGGTAAAAGCACTTATCAAAAAGGAAATTTTCGTCGAAGAAATAAAAGAGGTTTATCGTGATCCATATCAAGATAGGGATTTTAAAAAAACAAATGCTTTACTTTTAAATAATGAACAACAACAAGCAATTGCACCAATCCTGGATTCAATTAGGGAAACGTTTCATGATGTTTTTCTCTTATATGGAGTAACGGGAAGCGGGAAAACAGAGATTTATCTTCAGTCAATAGAAGAGGTGATAAGAAAAGGAAAAGAAGCGATTGTCCTCGTTCCAGAGATTTCGCTAACACCGCAGATGGTTAATCGTTTTAAAGGGCGTTTTGGAGCAAAGGTAGCTGTTTTACATAGTGGACTTTCTTCTGGTGAAAAATATGATGAATGGCGAAAAATTCAACGAAAAGAAGTACAGGTTGTAGTTGGGGCAAGATCAGCTATTTTTGCACCTTTTGAAAACTTAGGGATGATTATTATCGATGAAGAGCATGAGTCAAGTTATAAACAAGAAGAAAACCCTCGTTATCATGCAAGAGATGTTGCTATTTATCGAGCACAAATTCATAAATGTCCGGTTGTATTGGGAAGTGCAACACCAACATTAGAATCATTTGCAAGATCTAAAAAAGATGTTTACAAATTATTATCTCTAAAAGAGCGAGTAAATAAGCGATCAATGCCCCGTGTAGATATTATTGATATGAGAGAAGAACTTAGAAGTGGTAACAGGACAATGTTTTCTAATGTTTTAATTGAGAAACTGACTGAAAGACTTGAGAAGGGTGAACAATCTGTATTATTACTCAATAAAAGGGGTTATTCTTCATTTGTGATGTGTCGTGATTGTGGTTTTGTCATTCAGTGTCCACATTGCGATATTTCTTTAACATATCACAGACACGGACAACAGTTAAAATGCCATTATTGTGGTCATGAGGAACAGATGCCAAATGTATGTCCAGAATGTCAGAGCGAACATATTCGATTTTTTGGAACAGGTACACAGCGAGTGGAGGAAGAATTAGTAAAGGTTCTTCCACAATCTCGAATCATTCGCATGGATGTTGATACCACCGGAATGAAAGGTTCACACGAGAAACTGTTAACAAAATTCGGTCAGAAAGAAGCCGATATATTATTAGGAACGCAAATGATCGCTAAGGGTCTTGATTTCCCAGATGTGACACTTGTTGGTGTTTTAACAGCTGATACTATGCTGAATTTGCCAGACTTTCGAGCTTCTGAGAAAACATTTCAACTTCTCACACAAGTTAGCGGTAGAGCAGGTAGACATGAACTTCCTGGAGAAGTCATTATCCAAACCTATGCTCCCGAGCATTATAGTATACAGTTGGCAAGTCATTATGATTATGATTTGTTTTTTGAACGAGAAATGCAACTTCGTAAAAACCATGCTTACCCACCTTATTACTACTTAGCCCTTCTTACAGTCTCACATCCAGAAATAACAAAGGTTGTTTCAGTAACTGAGAAAATTGTTCAATTTTTAAGATGGAATGTAGAAAATGAAACGAAAATTCTTGGTCCTGTAGCTTGTCCTATTCCAAGGATCAAAGATAGATATCGATACCAATGCATGGTAAAATACAAACGGGAAAAGAACTTGAACGAAACCTTAAGAAAAATTATGGAACACTTCCAGCCTGAGATAAATTCAGAAGATTTAACAATAGCAATTGATTTAAGCCCTAATACGATGATGTAG
- the rpoZ gene encoding DNA-directed RNA polymerase subunit omega encodes MLYPSIDVLMNKLDSKYTLVTVAAKRAREMQELSDQQIAKPVSYKYVGKALEEINAGLLNYQRPEK; translated from the coding sequence ATGTTATATCCATCAATTGATGTTTTAATGAACAAATTAGATTCCAAATATACACTTGTAACTGTTGCGGCAAAGCGCGCACGTGAAATGCAAGAACTTAGTGATCAGCAAATTGCTAAACCAGTATCTTATAAATATGTTGGGAAAGCATTAGAAGAAATTAACGCAGGTCTATTAAATTATCAACGCCCAGAAAAATAA
- the rlmN gene encoding 23S rRNA (adenine(2503)-C(2))-methyltransferase RlmN produces MFTKEGLKLEQAKVTRTKKDIELTKTNPSIYSLELPELEEWLKEHGEKSFRANQIFDWLYTKRATSFEDMSNLSKGLRTLLNEHFTITTLKTLIQQTSKDGTIKFLFELHDGYSIETVLMRHDYGNSVCVTTQVGCRIGCTFCASTLGGLKRNLEAGEIVAQVVKVQQALDEFEERVSHVVIMGIGEPFDNYDEMMSFLKIINHDKGLNIGARHITVSTSGIIPKIYKFADEKLQINFAISLHAPNTELRSKLMPINRAYKLPDLIEAVKYYVNKTGRRISFEYGLFGGENDQVEHADELAKLVKGLKCHINLIPVNYVPERNYVRTPKEQIKLFEDTLKKHGVNVTTRREQGHDIDAACGQLRAKERKEETR; encoded by the coding sequence ATGTTTACGAAAGAAGGGTTAAAATTGGAACAAGCGAAAGTAACAAGGACAAAAAAAGACATCGAACTTACGAAAACAAATCCCTCTATCTACTCTTTGGAGTTACCTGAATTAGAGGAATGGCTGAAGGAACATGGTGAAAAATCATTCCGTGCTAATCAAATTTTTGACTGGCTTTATACGAAAAGAGCAACTAGCTTTGAAGACATGTCAAATCTTTCTAAGGGTTTACGTACTTTATTAAATGAACACTTTACAATTACAACATTAAAAACCTTAATCCAACAAACGTCAAAGGATGGTACGATTAAGTTTTTATTTGAACTTCATGATGGCTATTCTATTGAAACAGTTTTAATGCGACATGATTATGGGAACTCTGTATGTGTAACAACACAAGTAGGTTGTCGAATTGGGTGTACGTTTTGCGCTTCTACATTAGGTGGCTTAAAAAGAAATTTAGAAGCAGGAGAAATCGTTGCTCAGGTCGTAAAAGTACAACAAGCACTTGACGAGTTTGAGGAAAGAGTTAGTCATGTTGTTATTATGGGGATAGGAGAGCCTTTTGATAATTATGATGAAATGATGTCATTCTTAAAAATAATTAATCATGATAAAGGATTAAATATTGGGGCTCGTCATATCACTGTCTCAACGAGCGGAATCATTCCAAAAATTTATAAGTTTGCTGATGAAAAGCTGCAAATCAATTTTGCTATTTCGTTACATGCCCCAAATACTGAATTACGTTCAAAGCTCATGCCGATAAATAGAGCATATAAACTACCTGATTTAATTGAAGCAGTAAAATATTATGTCAATAAAACAGGCAGACGTATAAGCTTTGAATATGGATTATTTGGCGGCGAAAATGATCAAGTGGAACATGCTGATGAATTAGCAAAACTTGTCAAGGGATTAAAATGCCACATAAATTTAATTCCCGTGAACTATGTTCCAGAAAGAAATTATGTGAGAACGCCGAAAGAACAAATTAAATTATTTGAAGATACGCTTAAAAAACATGGTGTAAATGTAACAACACGAAGAGAACAAGGCCATGACATCGATGCAGCATGTGGACAACTTCGAGCTAAGGAGCGTAAAGAGGAGACGAGGTGA
- the def gene encoding peptide deformylase, whose amino-acid sequence MAVKPIVMFPADVLEQPCEKVTVFDRKLTRLIKDMYDTMIEYDGVGLAAPQIGLSLQVAIVDIDDHHGTIELINPEIVEKRGEQTGPEGCLSFPGLFGEVKRANYVKIRTYNRKGKLRIIEAEGFLARAIQHEIDHLDGVLFTSKVEKYLDEEDLESVEG is encoded by the coding sequence TTGGCAGTTAAACCGATTGTTATGTTTCCGGCAGATGTTTTAGAACAACCTTGTGAGAAGGTAACTGTATTTGATCGGAAGCTAACAAGGCTTATTAAAGATATGTATGATACGATGATTGAATATGACGGTGTAGGTCTCGCGGCACCACAAATTGGACTCTCGTTACAAGTTGCAATTGTTGATATAGATGATCATCATGGAACGATAGAATTAATAAATCCTGAAATTGTAGAAAAACGTGGAGAACAAACAGGTCCTGAAGGCTGTTTAAGTTTTCCAGGCTTGTTTGGAGAAGTGAAAAGAGCAAATTACGTAAAGATTCGCACCTATAATCGAAAAGGTAAATTAAGAATAATCGAAGCAGAAGGATTTCTTGCTAGGGCTATTCAGCATGAAATCGATCACTTAGATGGTGTGTTATTTACATCAAAAGTTGAAAAGTATTTAGATGAAGAGGATTTAGAAAGCGTGGAAGGATGA
- the remA gene encoding extracellular matrix/biofilm regulator RemA, whose product MSIKLINIGFGNIVSANRIISIVSPESAPIKRIIQDARDRGMLIDATYGRRTRAVVIMDSDHIILSAVQPETVAQRLSNKDDLSDEG is encoded by the coding sequence ATGAGCATTAAACTAATTAATATTGGCTTTGGCAATATTGTTTCTGCCAATCGCATTATTTCAATCGTTAGTCCTGAATCAGCTCCAATTAAGAGAATCATTCAAGACGCAAGAGACAGAGGCATGCTAATTGATGCGACATATGGCCGACGTACACGAGCGGTTGTCATAATGGATAGTGATCACATTATCCTGTCAGCTGTTCAGCCAGAAACAGTTGCTCAACGACTTTCAAATAAAGATGATTTATCAGACGAAGGGTAG
- a CDS encoding YicC/YloC family endoribonuclease has translation MVVSMTGFGRASGQINSCFLTVELKSVNHRFLEISVKMPKQFMWLEDKIKKLISQYVSRGRIEVYVNIEGESLVDKSINIDWVLLTQFVDSLKQIKARFSLNDEISLDHILSLGEGLDIKEEPKSNVDIENVLLHTVKSALQKLTEMRKTEGEQLALDLKQRLVAMTNITVDLESTALSIIEQYREKLQKRVSEYVSGIIDENRILTEVALFADKADISEELTRIHSHIYQFGESLQANGPIGRKLDFIVQELNREVNTIGSKANDSQIAKNVVELKSIIEKLREQVQNIE, from the coding sequence ATGGTAGTAAGTATGACTGGATTTGGTCGGGCAAGTGGGCAAATAAATTCATGTTTTCTGACAGTTGAATTAAAGTCGGTAAATCATCGATTTCTTGAAATAAGTGTAAAAATGCCGAAACAATTTATGTGGCTTGAAGATAAAATAAAAAAACTTATCTCCCAATATGTTAGTAGGGGGCGTATTGAAGTTTATGTCAATATCGAAGGTGAATCATTAGTAGATAAATCCATCAATATAGATTGGGTTTTATTAACTCAATTTGTTGATTCCCTTAAGCAAATAAAGGCGCGCTTTTCTTTAAATGACGAAATTTCACTTGATCATATTTTATCCTTAGGTGAAGGCTTAGATATTAAAGAAGAGCCCAAATCAAATGTCGATATAGAAAATGTCCTATTACATACAGTAAAGTCAGCACTTCAAAAGTTAACAGAAATGAGAAAAACGGAAGGTGAACAGTTAGCGCTTGATCTAAAACAAAGGCTGGTAGCTATGACAAACATAACAGTTGATTTAGAATCTACTGCACTCTCAATTATTGAGCAATATCGTGAAAAACTTCAAAAACGAGTATCAGAATATGTTTCAGGTATAATTGATGAAAATCGTATTTTAACCGAAGTAGCACTATTTGCCGATAAAGCAGATATAAGTGAAGAATTAACAAGAATACATAGCCATATTTATCAATTCGGAGAATCATTACAAGCAAATGGACCTATTGGTCGTAAACTTGATTTCATCGTACAAGAACTAAACAGGGAAGTAAACACCATTGGTTCAAAAGCAAATGATAGTCAAATTGCAAAAAATGTCGTTGAATTAAAAAGTATTATTGAAAAATTAAGAGAACAAGTTCAAAATATTGAATAA
- the gmk gene encoding guanylate kinase, with the protein MKERGLLIVLSGPSGVGKGTVRKELFSQEDTSFEYSISMTTRKPREGEVDGIDYFFKSREEFEELISQNKLLEWAEYVGNYYGTPIDYVEKTLSEGKDVFLEIEVQGALQVRNAFPEGLFIFLSPPSLSELKNRIVTRGTETEELINNRMKMAKEEIVMMDAYDYVVENDHVKLACERIKAIVIAEHCRRERVAPRYKKILEVE; encoded by the coding sequence ATAAAAGAACGAGGATTGTTAATCGTCCTATCAGGTCCTTCTGGTGTAGGAAAAGGAACGGTTAGAAAAGAATTATTTTCGCAAGAAGATACATCATTCGAATATTCTATTTCAATGACAACAAGGAAACCACGTGAAGGAGAAGTTGATGGAATCGACTACTTCTTTAAATCCCGTGAGGAATTTGAAGAATTGATTTCACAAAATAAACTTTTAGAGTGGGCTGAATATGTTGGAAATTATTATGGTACACCGATCGATTATGTAGAAAAAACGTTAAGTGAAGGTAAAGATGTCTTTCTTGAAATTGAAGTACAAGGTGCACTTCAAGTACGAAATGCCTTCCCTGAAGGATTGTTTATTTTCCTTAGTCCGCCTAGTTTAAGTGAGCTAAAAAATCGAATTGTCACAAGAGGTACGGAAACAGAAGAGTTAATTAATAATCGTATGAAAATGGCAAAAGAAGAAATTGTGATGATGGATGCTTATGATTACGTTGTAGAAAATGATCATGTAAAATTAGCTTGTGAACGAATTAAAGCTATCGTCATTGCAGAGCATTGTCGACGCGAACGGGTAGCACCTCGTTACAAAAAAATTCTGGAGGTTGAATAA
- the fmt gene encoding methionyl-tRNA formyltransferase: MTRIIFMGTPDFSVPILRNLVKEGYDIVGVVTQPDRPKGRKKTLTPPPVKVEAEKHNIKVLQPEKIRHELDEVLALQPDLIVTAAFGQLLPKELLDAPKYGCINVHASLLPELRGGAPIHYSILQGKDKTGITIMYMAEKLDAGDILTQEEVHIEDRDTVGTLHDKLSEAGVKLLSETIPQLLAGKLTPEQQDDTKATFAPNIKREQEKIDWTSTGEIIYNQIRGLNPWPVAFTTYKTQLMKIWWGEKMPSKNDSPPGTIIGIDQDGFVVATGNTTAIKITELQPSGKKKMTGEDFLRGTTISVGEKLGDEDEKNN, translated from the coding sequence ATGACAAGAATTATATTTATGGGGACACCAGATTTCTCTGTGCCAATTTTACGCAATCTCGTAAAAGAAGGCTATGACATTGTGGGTGTTGTCACACAGCCTGATCGACCAAAAGGACGTAAAAAAACATTAACACCGCCACCTGTAAAAGTAGAAGCAGAAAAGCATAATATTAAAGTACTTCAACCTGAAAAAATTCGTCATGAGCTTGATGAAGTTCTTGCTTTACAACCTGATTTAATTGTGACAGCTGCATTTGGGCAATTATTGCCAAAAGAGTTACTTGATGCACCTAAATATGGATGTATTAATGTCCATGCTTCACTTTTACCAGAATTAAGAGGTGGAGCTCCTATTCATTATTCTATCCTTCAAGGGAAGGATAAGACTGGGATCACGATTATGTATATGGCTGAAAAGCTTGATGCTGGTGATATTCTCACACAAGAGGAAGTTCATATAGAGGATCGTGATACAGTTGGGACTCTTCATGATAAGTTAAGTGAAGCAGGGGTGAAGCTCTTATCTGAAACGATTCCACAATTACTAGCTGGAAAGCTAACTCCAGAACAGCAAGATGATACAAAAGCAACATTTGCACCAAATATAAAACGTGAACAAGAAAAAATTGATTGGACAAGTACTGGAGAGATAATCTACAACCAGATTAGAGGTCTAAATCCTTGGCCTGTTGCGTTTACAACATATAAAACTCAACTTATGAAGATATGGTGGGGAGAAAAAATGCCAAGCAAAAATGATTCACCTCCAGGTACAATCATTGGAATTGACCAAGATGGATTTGTAGTTGCAACTGGAAATACAACAGCGATAAAAATTACAGAACTCCAACCATCTGGTAAGAAGAAAATGACCGGTGAAGACTTCTTGAGAGGAACAACAATTTCTGTTGGTGAAAAATTAGGCGATGAAGATGAAAAAAACAACTAA
- the coaBC gene encoding bifunctional phosphopantothenoylcysteine decarboxylase/phosphopantothenate--cysteine ligase CoaBC produces MVTGKKILLCVSGGIAVYKACALTSKLVQAGAEVKVIMSDSAMEFVSPLTFQALSRNEVYYDTFDENNPKVIAHIDLADWADIVLVAPATANVIGKLAHGIADNMLTTTLLATTAQVWIAPAMNVHMYEHPAVKKNIQTLNEYGYQFIEPSEGFLACGYVGKGRLEEPEKIVNLLNQYFEKRALGQPLKGVNIVITAGPTREKIDPVRYITNHSTGKMGYAIAEEAAKLGANVTLISGPTSLATPAYVNTIYIESAQEMYDCVMKYFPQADVVIKSAAVADYRPKITYDQKLKKQDGLLSFEMERTTDILKELGKRKKHQLLVGFAAETNNVEEYAKKKLETKNLDLIVANNVTSEGAGFGTDTNIVTIFDRNLDKLELPLMSKHEVAKKLLEKVQLLLRVENK; encoded by the coding sequence ATGGTAACTGGAAAGAAAATTTTACTTTGTGTTAGCGGCGGGATTGCCGTCTACAAAGCTTGTGCCTTAACAAGTAAATTAGTACAAGCAGGAGCGGAAGTAAAGGTGATTATGAGTGATTCAGCAATGGAATTTGTTTCACCCTTAACCTTCCAAGCCTTATCTCGAAACGAAGTATACTATGACACATTTGATGAGAATAATCCGAAAGTTATTGCACATATCGATCTTGCAGATTGGGCAGATATCGTTCTAGTTGCACCTGCAACGGCCAACGTAATTGGAAAGCTTGCACATGGGATTGCAGATAATATGCTTACTACAACATTGCTTGCAACAACTGCACAAGTTTGGATTGCACCTGCTATGAACGTACATATGTATGAACATCCAGCTGTCAAAAAAAATATCCAAACTCTAAATGAATATGGATATCAATTTATTGAACCTAGTGAAGGTTTTTTAGCATGTGGATATGTGGGAAAAGGAAGACTTGAAGAACCGGAAAAAATTGTAAATTTACTTAATCAATATTTTGAAAAGAGAGCTTTAGGCCAGCCGCTTAAAGGTGTGAATATTGTCATAACGGCAGGACCAACTAGAGAAAAAATTGATCCTGTTCGCTATATTACCAATCATTCTACAGGTAAAATGGGATATGCAATCGCGGAAGAAGCGGCCAAATTAGGTGCAAATGTAACGTTAATTTCAGGACCTACCTCGCTTGCAACGCCAGCATATGTGAATACCATTTATATTGAATCAGCACAAGAAATGTATGACTGTGTAATGAAATATTTCCCACAAGCAGATGTTGTGATTAAATCAGCTGCAGTAGCGGATTATCGACCAAAAATCACCTATGACCAAAAGTTAAAAAAGCAAGATGGTTTACTTTCTTTCGAAATGGAAAGAACAACTGATATTTTAAAAGAACTTGGTAAGCGGAAAAAACATCAATTACTAGTTGGGTTTGCTGCAGAAACAAATAATGTAGAAGAATATGCAAAGAAAAAGCTGGAAACGAAAAACTTAGATCTTATTGTCGCTAATAATGTAACCTCAGAAGGAGCAGGATTTGGTACTGATACGAATATTGTCACCATCTTTGATCGTAATCTTGATAAGCTCGAGTTGCCACTTATGTCAAAGCACGAAGTAGCAAAAAAACTACTAGAAAAGGTACAGTTGCTTCTAAGGGTGGAGAATAAATGA
- the rsmB gene encoding 16S rRNA (cytosine(967)-C(5))-methyltransferase RsmB produces MKKTTNVRDVAVETLLQIEKNQAYSNLLLNSIIKKHQVNEKDIGLLTEIVYGTLQRRDTLDYYLAGFLKKSKIEAWVRILLRISIYQMVYLDRIPERAILFEAVEIAKMRGHKGIASLVNGVLRSFQREGIPNIEEIPDRVERLSVKTSHPKWLVEKWIAQFGYEEAGKMCETNLLPPTQTARVNQMKITVHDLLADLANKEILVEPGDLSVDAIKGMKGNLALTNAFKEGLLSIQDESSMLVARALNPQQGEKVLDACAAPGGKSTHIAERMNGTGEIHSLDLHEHKVKLIKQQAERLELKNILPEALDSRLAGERFEKESFDRILVDAPCSGFGVIRRKPDIKYTKSQQDVIKLAELQSKILQAVAPLLKRNGVLVYSTCTIDQEENNDVVRKFLETNQEFEQDNGVKQLLPEKLHPYIHNGEVQLLPHYFGTDGFYIACLRKKG; encoded by the coding sequence ATGAAAAAAACAACTAATGTACGGGATGTAGCAGTAGAGACATTATTACAAATTGAAAAAAATCAGGCATATAGCAATTTACTACTTAACTCAATAATTAAGAAACATCAGGTGAATGAGAAGGATATTGGCCTCCTAACAGAGATTGTTTATGGCACCCTTCAAAGAAGAGATACACTAGATTATTATTTAGCGGGATTTTTAAAAAAATCTAAAATTGAAGCGTGGGTACGAATTTTATTACGCATCTCTATCTACCAAATGGTCTATCTTGATCGAATTCCAGAAAGAGCAATTTTATTCGAAGCAGTTGAAATAGCAAAAATGCGTGGACATAAAGGAATCGCTTCGTTAGTTAATGGAGTATTAAGATCATTTCAAAGAGAAGGCATTCCAAACATAGAAGAAATTCCTGATCGTGTTGAAAGATTATCCGTAAAAACAAGTCATCCTAAATGGTTAGTTGAAAAATGGATTGCCCAATTTGGCTATGAAGAAGCGGGAAAAATGTGTGAAACAAACCTATTGCCACCAACACAAACTGCTCGTGTGAATCAAATGAAAATAACAGTTCATGACCTATTAGCAGACTTAGCGAATAAAGAAATTTTAGTGGAGCCTGGTGATTTGTCCGTTGATGCAATAAAAGGAATGAAGGGTAATCTTGCTTTAACAAATGCATTTAAAGAAGGTCTGTTATCTATACAAGATGAGAGCTCTATGTTAGTAGCTAGGGCACTTAATCCTCAACAAGGTGAAAAAGTTTTAGACGCATGTGCAGCCCCAGGGGGGAAATCTACACATATTGCTGAAAGAATGAATGGAACTGGTGAAATACATTCATTAGATCTCCACGAACATAAGGTAAAATTAATTAAACAACAAGCTGAACGATTAGAATTAAAAAACATCTTACCTGAAGCATTAGATAGTCGTCTGGCTGGTGAAAGATTTGAAAAGGAAAGCTTTGATCGAATCTTAGTTGATGCACCATGCTCCGGTTTTGGCGTCATTCGAAGGAAGCCAGATATTAAATATACTAAATCACAACAAGATGTTATAAAGCTAGCCGAACTACAAAGTAAAATTTTACAGGCTGTTGCACCTTTATTAAAAAGAAATGGTGTGTTAGTTTATAGTACATGTACAATTGATCAAGAAGAAAATAATGACGTCGTTCGTAAGTTTTTAGAGACAAACCAAGAGTTTGAACAGGATAATGGTGTAAAACAGCTCTTACCTGAAAAACTTCATCCTTATATTCATAACGGTGAAGTACAGTTACTGCCACATTACTTTGGAACTGACGGTTTTTATATAGCATGTTTACGAAAGAAGGGTTAA